One stretch of Paenibacillus sp. AN1007 DNA includes these proteins:
- a CDS encoding ABC transporter substrate-binding protein, with translation MNRSISWIKAVALAAVLAMVLSGCGAASGGKTSGAAQASAGGGQAGKAEGGNLTFGLATSPDTLDPHRSGLAVAVRAIRTIYDNLVVQLPDGSIKPWLAKEWSVSKDGKSYTFKLREDVKFHDGTPFNAEAVKYNLDRVIDPATKAANSLALIRPYSSSEVIDEYTIKVNLDAPSQAFLGNLSQALLGIVSPTAAKKYGDQLGKNPVGTGSYTFVKWDENADIVVAKNKDYNWGPETVENKGAPYIDTITFKIVPEEATRIGSVQSKQVLAAESVPPQNIAALKSDPNQQLLQANTVGLPYTLFFNLRRAPWDNVKVRQAVQSAVDVESIVKTLYLGNYERAWSALSPGILGYDKALEGSITPDINHANQLLDEQGWVKGADGIRVKDGKKLSLRYVDGSPNREKRNDIAAIIQQQLKPLGIAVDIVITKDIASVIYQNWDYDLYGNSQVNSDPNALYAFYHTSAEGERPTLSGLSDPKIDQLLEQGAVETDSAKRVDIYSQIQKYLIEQAVILPIYVFPYTVAASKNVEGIQFDSLGYPLFNDVRIQP, from the coding sequence ATGAACAGGTCTATTTCATGGATAAAAGCAGTGGCATTGGCAGCCGTATTGGCGATGGTTTTATCCGGATGCGGAGCAGCATCAGGAGGCAAAACGAGCGGTGCGGCACAGGCTTCCGCTGGCGGGGGGCAGGCTGGAAAGGCAGAAGGAGGTAACCTCACCTTTGGTCTGGCGACTTCACCGGATACGCTTGACCCGCATCGCAGCGGGCTTGCCGTAGCAGTACGTGCCATTCGTACGATTTACGATAATCTGGTGGTGCAGCTGCCGGATGGCTCTATTAAACCTTGGCTTGCCAAGGAATGGAGTGTATCGAAGGATGGCAAAAGTTATACGTTCAAGCTGCGTGAAGATGTGAAGTTCCATGACGGGACCCCGTTTAACGCCGAAGCGGTGAAGTACAATCTGGATCGGGTGATTGATCCGGCCACCAAAGCTGCCAACTCGCTTGCCCTGATTAGACCTTACAGCTCCTCCGAGGTCATTGATGAGTATACGATCAAGGTCAACCTGGATGCTCCATCACAAGCATTCCTGGGTAACTTGAGTCAGGCACTACTGGGGATCGTATCTCCAACGGCTGCGAAGAAATATGGGGACCAACTGGGCAAAAATCCGGTTGGCACGGGTTCGTACACCTTTGTGAAATGGGATGAAAATGCGGATATCGTTGTGGCCAAAAACAAGGATTACAACTGGGGCCCGGAAACGGTCGAAAACAAAGGCGCTCCTTATATCGATACGATTACGTTTAAGATTGTACCGGAAGAAGCCACGCGCATCGGAAGTGTGCAGAGTAAGCAGGTACTTGCCGCAGAAAGCGTGCCGCCGCAAAATATCGCTGCGTTGAAAAGTGATCCGAACCAGCAGCTGCTGCAGGCCAATACGGTTGGTTTACCGTATACCCTCTTTTTCAATCTGCGCAGGGCACCATGGGATAATGTGAAAGTAAGGCAGGCGGTACAGTCCGCTGTAGATGTCGAGTCCATTGTGAAAACCTTGTATCTGGGTAACTACGAGCGAGCATGGTCAGCATTGTCTCCAGGCATTCTCGGCTATGACAAGGCGCTTGAAGGGAGCATCACCCCGGATATCAACCACGCGAACCAGCTGCTGGATGAGCAGGGCTGGGTCAAAGGGGCTGACGGAATTCGTGTCAAAGACGGGAAGAAGCTGAGCCTGCGTTATGTAGATGGTTCTCCTAACCGGGAGAAGCGCAATGACATTGCTGCGATCATCCAGCAGCAGCTGAAACCGTTGGGGATTGCGGTAGACATAGTGATTACCAAAGATATTGCTTCTGTGATCTATCAGAACTGGGATTATGATCTATACGGCAACAGCCAGGTGAACTCCGATCCGAACGCCTTGTATGCCTTCTATCATACGAGTGCGGAAGGGGAACGTCCGACATTATCCGGTTTGTCTGATCCAAAGATCGATCAACTGTTAGAGCAGGGGGCCGTGGAGACGGATTCGGCGAAAAGGGTAGACATCTACAGTCAGATTCAGAAATACCTGATTGAACAAGCTGTTATTTTGCCAATATACGTATTTCCGTATACCGTTGCTGCATCCAAAAACGTTGAAGGTATCCAGTTCGATTCACTTGGTTATCCACTCTTTAATGATGTACGCATTCAGCCATAA
- a CDS encoding ABC transporter permease: MIQLVFSRLAASLLVIFGASVLVYCIMYLLPGDPVLLMLDPSSATPEMIANLRAQLGLDQPFYIQFANYFGDMLRGDFGQSMVNSDPVLPKIVEHFPATLALTALSSLIAVTIGITLGVLSAIHRNGVIDVVARLVGLFGISMPTFWTGILLILLFSVQLGWFPAMGSDGFSSLILPAATLGLVGAGFIVRMVRNSMLEVINEPFIVALRAKGLSERTIMYGHALRNALIPAVTVIGMLIGDLLAGTVVVETVFSRQGIGRIIADALMAKDLPVVQGVVFFTSIIYVVLNLLVDISYAYIDPRVRRAVRT, translated from the coding sequence ATGATTCAACTGGTCTTCTCACGTCTGGCAGCGTCGCTTCTCGTTATCTTTGGAGCTTCGGTGCTGGTGTACTGCATCATGTATCTGCTGCCGGGTGACCCGGTACTGCTTATGCTGGACCCGTCTTCGGCTACCCCGGAGATGATTGCCAATCTTCGGGCACAGCTTGGACTGGACCAACCCTTTTATATCCAGTTTGCGAACTATTTTGGCGATATGTTACGCGGGGATTTTGGTCAATCCATGGTCAACTCCGATCCGGTACTGCCCAAAATTGTGGAGCATTTCCCCGCAACACTGGCATTAACTGCCCTCAGTTCACTGATCGCTGTCACCATAGGAATTACACTTGGCGTTCTGTCGGCGATTCACCGGAACGGTGTGATTGATGTTGTGGCTCGGCTCGTTGGTTTGTTTGGCATATCGATGCCAACGTTCTGGACTGGTATTCTCCTTATTCTGTTGTTTTCCGTACAACTCGGCTGGTTCCCGGCGATGGGTTCGGACGGATTCAGTTCATTGATACTTCCGGCAGCCACACTTGGCCTCGTCGGTGCAGGATTTATTGTGCGTATGGTTCGTAACAGCATGCTTGAAGTGATTAACGAACCGTTCATCGTGGCTTTACGAGCCAAAGGGTTGTCTGAACGAACCATTATGTACGGGCATGCGCTTCGTAATGCACTGATTCCTGCGGTGACAGTCATCGGTATGTTGATCGGGGATTTGCTGGCGGGAACCGTTGTTGTAGAAACGGTATTCTCCAGACAGGGGATCGGACGTATTATTGCCGATGCGCTGATGGCAAAGGATCTGCCGGTGGTGCAGGGCGTTGTGTTTTTTACATCCATCATTTATGTCGTGTTGAATTTGCTTGTAGACATCTCGTATGCGTACATTGACCCTCGGGTTCGGCGGGCTGTCCGTACATGA